One genomic window of Salvia miltiorrhiza cultivar Shanhuang (shh) chromosome 4, IMPLAD_Smil_shh, whole genome shotgun sequence includes the following:
- the LOC131023080 gene encoding glycine-rich cell wall structural protein-like, with amino-acid sequence MVVAEKAVVVRVEGAEVKVVGVTVVVANVGVVGVSVVDEGVGVTVEVAVATVVAAKVVVGVGVGVEEKAVVVRAEEEMVGVTVVVANVGVEVKVVVAANVGVGAMVVVVNVGVVAAKGMEAEVMVVVGNVGVGVTVVGENVGVEVMVEVGVGVGVGVAMEAGVMEVVVVGNVGGGGDGEVGVGVMVVVAMEAEVMVVAVVGNVGVGVMGVVVMEAGVKVVVVVGNVGVEVTVEVGVGVMVMVAMEAEVMVVAVVGNVGVVAAEGMVVVGNVGVGVMVEVGVEVMGVVAMEAGVKVVGVVAAEGMVVVVNVGAAVTVVGGERGGGGDGGGGGGGDGGGGDGGGGGGGGGGGERGGGGDGGGGGGGDGGGGDGGGGEGGGGGGGGERGGGGGGGDGGGGERGGGGDGGGGERGGGGDGGGGGGGDGGGGDGGGGGGGGVENVGVEVTVEVGVGVMVVVAMEAEVMVVVVVGNVVVGATVVGENVEVGVGVMVVAAMEAEAEVTVVVVVGVTWWWGTWGVEVMVVVVVENAGVEVVVANVGVGGKAVVVKEAEVTAAAAAGAMEGGVLIKLNFCWSYIFQQNESDRTWSN; translated from the exons ATGGTGGTGGCGGAGAAGGCGGTGGTGGTGAGGGTGGAGGGGGCGGAGGTGAAGGTGGTGGGGGTGACGGTGGTGGTGGCGAACGTGGGGGTGGTGGGTGTGTCGGTGGTGGACGAGGGGGTGGGGGTGACGGTGGAGGTGGCGGTGGCGACGGTGGTGGCGGCGAAGGTGGTggttggggtgggggtgggggtggaggAGAAGGCGGTGGTGGTGAGGGCGGAGGAGGAGATGGTGGGGGTGACGGTGGTGGTGGCGAACGTGGGGGTGGAGGTgaaggtggtggtggcggcgaaCGTGGGGGTGGgggcgatggtggtggtggtgaacgTGGGGGTGGTGGCGGCGAAGGGGATGGAGGCGgaggtgatggtggtggtggggaacgtgggggtgggggtgacgGTGGTGGGGGAGAACGTGGGGGTGGAGGTGATGGTggaggtgggggtgggggtgggggtgggggtggcgatGGAGGCGGGGGtgatggaggtggtggtggtggggaacGTGGGGGGTGGAGGTGACGGtgaggtgggggtgggggtgatggtggtggtggcgatGGAGGCGGAGGTGAtggtggtggcggtggtgggGAAC gtgggggtgggggtgatgGGGGTGGTGGTGATGGAGGCGGGGGtgaaggtggtggtggtggtggggaacGTGGGGGTGGAGGTGACGGTggaggtgggggtgggggtgatgGTGATGGTGGCGATGGAGGCGGAGGTGAtggtggtggcggtggtgggGAACGTGGGGGTGGTGGCGGCGGAGGggatggtggtggtggggaatgtgggggtgggggtgatgGTGGAGGTGGGGGTGGAGGTGATGGGGGTGGTGGCGATGGAGGCGGGGGTGAAGGTGGTGGGGGTGGTGGCGGCGGAGgggatggtggtggtggtgaacgTGGGGGCGGCGGTGACGGTGGTGGGGGGAGAACGTGGGGGTGGAGGTGATGGTggaggtgggggtgggggtgatggtggtggtggcgatGGAGGcgggggtggtggtggtggtggtggtggagaacGTGGGGGTGGAGGTGACGGTggaggtgggggtgggggtgatggtggtggtggcgatGGAGGCGGGGGtgaaggtggtggtggtggcggtggtgggGAACGTGGGGGTGGTGGCGGCGGAGgggatggtggtggtggtgaacgTGGGGGCGGCGGTGACGGTGGTGGGGGAGAACGTGGGGGTGGAGGTGATGGTggaggtgggggtgggggtgatggtggtggtggcgatGGAGGcgggggtggtggtggtggtgtggAGAACGTGGGGGTGGAGGTGACGGTggaggtgggggtgggggtgatggtggtggtggcgatGGAGGCGgaggtgatggtggtggtggtggtggggaacGTGGTGGTGGGGGCGACGGTGGTGGGGGAGAACGTggaggtgggggtgggggtgatgGTGGTGGCGGCGATGGAGGCGGAG GCGGAGGtgacggtggtggtggtggtgggggtgACGTGGTGGTGGGGAACGTGGGGGGTGgaggtgatggtggtggtggtggtggagaacGCCggggtggaggtggtggtggcaaacgtgggggtgggggggaagGCGGTGGTGGTGAAGGAGGCGGAggtgacggcggcggcggcggcgggggcgATGGAGGGCGGAG